The following proteins come from a genomic window of Rhodoligotrophos sp. CJ14:
- a CDS encoding efflux RND transporter periplasmic adaptor subunit: MPSQWTKRLAFAAAAAAILAGVAWFAWPKPIPVDLATVVRGPMEVTVDEEGKTRIGHIYSVSAPIAGRVLRISPPRHVGDEVAADEVVAVMQPLTPSFHDARTHQELVSALAAADAAVGSAEAEVRRIEASLRFTRTELDRAQALARTQAISSKALDKAKFDAEANDAALASAKAQLEVRRNERATVAARVEGPDAVAGANTSCCIQLRAPVAGRILRIIQDSEGVVAAGAPLLEIGNHLDLEVVADLLSTDAVRIRPGASVVIDGWGGEPLRGSVLRVDPAGFVKVSALGIEEQRVRTTINFTGTPEARLGLGHDFRVLVHIVAWRSEDALMVPLSALYRTRDEWSAFVVKDGRARPTIVKIGQRNGQVAQVLSGLSPTDRVVLHPSDRVRDGVRVAEREQ, translated from the coding sequence ATGCCGAGCCAGTGGACCAAGAGACTTGCCTTTGCGGCAGCGGCTGCAGCGATCCTTGCCGGCGTCGCTTGGTTTGCCTGGCCAAAGCCAATCCCGGTCGATCTCGCCACGGTCGTTCGCGGCCCGATGGAGGTGACGGTGGACGAGGAGGGAAAAACCCGCATCGGCCACATCTATTCAGTCTCGGCACCGATTGCCGGACGCGTTCTAAGAATATCGCCGCCGCGGCACGTCGGCGACGAGGTCGCGGCGGACGAGGTCGTCGCGGTGATGCAGCCTTTAACGCCGAGCTTTCATGATGCGCGGACGCACCAGGAACTGGTAAGCGCCTTGGCGGCAGCCGATGCAGCCGTGGGCTCGGCGGAAGCCGAGGTGCGACGGATCGAGGCCTCCTTGAGATTCACTCGTACCGAGCTTGACCGCGCACAGGCGCTGGCGCGCACCCAGGCCATTTCCAGCAAGGCCCTCGACAAAGCAAAGTTTGATGCAGAGGCGAATGACGCCGCGCTCGCAAGCGCGAAGGCTCAACTCGAGGTCCGCCGCAATGAGCGGGCAACCGTCGCTGCGCGTGTGGAAGGCCCTGACGCGGTTGCGGGTGCCAATACATCATGCTGCATCCAACTTCGGGCGCCAGTCGCCGGCCGCATTCTCAGGATCATCCAGGACAGCGAGGGCGTGGTCGCAGCCGGCGCGCCGTTGCTGGAAATCGGAAATCATCTCGATCTCGAAGTCGTGGCGGACCTTCTATCGACCGATGCCGTTCGTATCAGACCGGGCGCGTCGGTGGTCATCGACGGTTGGGGCGGGGAGCCCCTGCGCGGCAGTGTTTTGCGCGTAGATCCCGCAGGGTTCGTAAAAGTCTCGGCGCTGGGAATTGAAGAGCAGCGGGTGCGTACCACCATAAATTTTACCGGTACGCCCGAAGCTCGACTTGGACTTGGACATGACTTTCGGGTTCTCGTGCATATTGTCGCATGGAGAAGCGAGGATGCGCTGATGGTTCCACTCTCCGCGCTCTATCGCACACGCGATGAATGGTCCGCGTTCGTTGTGAAAGACGGTCGCGCGCGGCCGACGATTGTCAAGATTGGACAGAGAAACGGACAGGTCGCGCAGGTTCTTTCGGGCCTTTCGCCGACAGATAGGGTCGTTCTTCATCCAAGCGATCGTGTCAGAGACGGCGTGCGTGTCGCCGAGCGCGAGCAGTGA
- a CDS encoding ABC transporter permease, whose protein sequence is MRALDIKLFRDLRRLWTQVLAISLVVAGGVATLLMAVGSYRSLEETRAAYYERYFFADVFATVRRAPKSVLSQIALIPGVAAVEGRIAKLALLDIPGYSAPATGQFVSLPESGTASLNRLYMRLGNMPESGRTDQVLVNESFAKAHRLSPGSRFSAVLNGRKRELTIVGVALSPEFIYAVGPGDLMPDDSRFGIIWMPEKALSGAYDLEGAFSSVAVKLMRNAQEREVMLRIDALLERYGGRAAYGRKDQTSHAWLDHELDMLGNMSRTLPPIFLLVSAYLVNLTLGRLVALEREQIGLLKAVGYRSRQVIAHYLKFVTVIVAIGVVIGSVAGTLLGATITQLFGDFFHFPFLVFDKSADLYVLAAALSLLTATLGAVRSLIEVARMPPAVAMQPPTPRRFRKLLPAGWGRGVLPQSTRIMIRNVASHPIRAAFTMLGISLSTAILIVSLFTRDTMEQLVEVIYFQADRQDATVSFVERRPLETVMQVARMPGVLAAEPRREVPARIRNGSIERRITVNAYPESPDLSRVIDVNLRPVALPETGIALSSMLAKILGVGVGESVEIDILEGERRTVALPVTALVEDYFGIRGMTSIASLARIMREAPSISAVNVSLDPIWQQQFFDAIKLTPAIGALALQRRSLETFRQVIALLITTMAGIYTVLAACIACGVVYNGARVSLSERARELASLRVLGFTQQEVFRILLLELAVLTLAAQPLGWVLGFGLAAIMQANLAGEIMRVRLVVADQTYLLASGIVLAAAIASAAVIRARVNRLDLVAVLKTRD, encoded by the coding sequence ATGCGCGCGCTCGATATCAAACTGTTCAGGGACTTGCGTCGATTGTGGACGCAAGTCCTGGCGATATCGTTGGTCGTCGCCGGAGGCGTCGCAACCTTGCTGATGGCGGTTGGCTCCTATCGATCGCTCGAAGAAACCAGGGCTGCTTATTACGAGCGCTACTTTTTTGCGGACGTGTTCGCGACCGTGCGCCGCGCGCCAAAGTCGGTCTTGAGCCAAATCGCGCTCATCCCGGGTGTTGCCGCGGTCGAGGGTCGGATTGCCAAGCTCGCCTTGCTCGACATCCCGGGCTATTCGGCGCCCGCGACTGGTCAGTTCGTCTCGCTGCCCGAGTCCGGCACCGCATCGCTCAATCGGCTGTACATGCGGCTGGGCAACATGCCGGAGTCCGGGAGGACAGATCAGGTCCTCGTCAACGAAAGTTTTGCCAAGGCCCATCGCCTGTCTCCGGGTTCGCGCTTTTCGGCGGTCTTGAACGGCCGAAAACGTGAGTTGACGATTGTCGGCGTCGCACTGTCGCCTGAGTTTATTTACGCAGTAGGGCCTGGCGATCTGATGCCTGACGATAGCCGCTTCGGCATCATCTGGATGCCGGAAAAGGCGCTGTCCGGCGCCTACGATCTCGAGGGCGCATTCTCGTCAGTCGCCGTGAAACTCATGCGCAACGCTCAGGAGCGCGAGGTGATGCTGCGGATCGACGCTCTGCTCGAGCGTTATGGAGGGAGGGCCGCGTACGGGCGAAAGGATCAGACGTCGCATGCGTGGCTGGACCACGAGCTGGACATGCTGGGGAATATGAGCCGGACATTGCCGCCGATCTTTCTTCTGGTCTCGGCTTATCTCGTGAACCTGACACTCGGCCGGCTTGTTGCGCTCGAGCGAGAGCAGATCGGGCTGCTCAAGGCCGTTGGATACCGTAGCCGTCAGGTTATCGCGCACTATCTGAAATTCGTGACCGTGATCGTCGCAATTGGCGTTGTGATCGGAAGTGTGGCGGGCACCTTGCTTGGTGCGACGATCACGCAATTATTCGGCGATTTCTTTCATTTTCCATTCCTCGTTTTCGACAAGAGTGCTGACCTCTACGTATTGGCGGCGGCGCTCAGCTTGCTGACGGCGACGCTCGGCGCGGTTCGATCGCTCATCGAGGTGGCCAGGATGCCGCCGGCGGTGGCCATGCAGCCTCCAACACCTCGGCGCTTCCGAAAACTGCTTCCGGCCGGATGGGGACGCGGGGTCCTGCCGCAATCGACGAGGATCATGATTCGGAACGTCGCCAGCCATCCGATCAGGGCGGCTTTCACGATGTTGGGCATTTCCCTCTCAACAGCCATCCTGATTGTGTCGCTGTTTACGCGTGACACGATGGAGCAGCTTGTCGAGGTCATATACTTCCAAGCCGATCGGCAGGACGCGACGGTAAGTTTCGTCGAGAGAAGGCCCCTGGAGACCGTCATGCAGGTCGCGCGAATGCCGGGCGTTCTAGCGGCCGAGCCGCGCAGGGAGGTGCCCGCAAGAATACGGAATGGATCGATCGAGCGCCGGATCACGGTGAACGCCTATCCTGAATCGCCGGATCTGAGCCGAGTCATTGACGTGAACCTGCGGCCGGTCGCCTTGCCAGAAACCGGGATCGCGCTGTCGAGCATGCTCGCGAAAATCCTCGGCGTCGGCGTCGGTGAAAGTGTGGAAATTGACATACTCGAGGGAGAACGAAGAACCGTTGCTCTGCCGGTTACGGCCTTGGTCGAGGACTATTTCGGAATTAGAGGAATGACGTCGATTGCGTCGCTTGCACGGATTATGCGCGAAGCGCCGAGCATCAGCGCAGTCAATGTCAGCCTCGATCCAATCTGGCAGCAGCAGTTCTTTGATGCCATCAAGTTGACGCCGGCCATTGGTGCTCTTGCTCTGCAGCGCCGTTCGCTGGAAACGTTTCGCCAGGTTATCGCGCTGCTCATCACGACGATGGCCGGCATCTATACGGTGCTTGCCGCATGCATCGCCTGCGGCGTTGTCTACAACGGTGCCCGGGTATCACTTTCTGAACGCGCCAGAGAGTTGGCAAGCCTTCGCGTTCTGGGTTTTACCCAACAGGAGGTCTTCCGAATTTTGTTGCTGGAGCTCGCCGTTTTAACACTCGCAGCACAGCCGCTTGGTTGGGTTCTTGGATTTGGACTTGCCGCTATCATGCAAGCCAATCTGGCGGGGGAAATCATGCGTGTGCGCCTCGTCGTTGCAGACCAAACCTATCTCCTGGCAAGCGGCATCGTTCTAGCGGCCGCCATAGCATCGGCCGCGGTAATTCGTGCGCGCGTGAACCGGCTTGACCTGGTCGCGGTATTGAAAACGAGGGATTAG
- a CDS encoding ABC transporter ATP-binding protein, with protein sequence MREKIFSASALTKSYASGETQVLALRGVDLEILAGEMIVLLGPSGSGKSTLLNIIGGLDRPTSGRLFFKKLELTELDENSLTLYRRDHVGFVFQFYNLIPSLTAYENVALVTEVSKDPMRPEEALALVGLEARMDHFPAQLSGGEQQRVAIARAIAKRPEVLLCDEPTGALDSKTGIRVIEALLKVNSELGTTTLIISHNASIQGVADRVLHFADGRISRININEARLPAAELHW encoded by the coding sequence ATGAGAGAGAAAATCTTCTCGGCCAGCGCCTTAACGAAAAGTTACGCGTCTGGCGAAACTCAGGTTCTCGCCCTTAGAGGCGTTGATCTCGAGATTCTGGCCGGCGAGATGATCGTTCTTCTGGGGCCTTCGGGCAGTGGAAAATCGACACTGTTGAACATCATCGGCGGATTGGACCGCCCGACCAGCGGGCGTCTCTTCTTCAAGAAGCTTGAGTTGACCGAACTCGATGAGAACTCTCTGACCCTGTACCGCCGCGATCACGTCGGATTTGTCTTTCAGTTCTACAACTTGATTCCGAGCCTCACGGCCTACGAGAACGTCGCCTTGGTCACGGAAGTGTCCAAAGACCCGATGCGGCCCGAGGAAGCTCTCGCGCTGGTCGGCTTGGAGGCGCGGATGGATCATTTTCCCGCGCAGCTATCCGGTGGTGAGCAGCAGCGCGTTGCCATTGCACGCGCGATCGCCAAGCGGCCCGAAGTTCTCCTGTGTGACGAGCCGACGGGTGCGCTCGATTCGAAAACAGGCATTCGTGTCATTGAGGCACTGTTGAAAGTGAATTCAGAACTTGGAACCACCACGCTCATTATTTCTCACAACGCCAGCATCCAGGGCGTAGCCGACCGGGTGCTTCACTTTGCAGACGGTCGGATCTCTCGCATCAACATCAATGAAGCGCGCCTCCCGGCGGCCGAACTGCATTGGTAA
- a CDS encoding methyltransferase family protein: MSGETASYGLWSLVLINSVVFIMFAYSFFKPDTPRDWRSFGAFSAFVIALFVEMYGFPLSIFFLSGWLQSRYPGIDWFSHDAGHFLEMAFGWKTNPHFGPFHILSFILIGGGFALIASSWSVLFAAQKKRTLATTGPYSYVRHPQYVGFILVMAGFLLQWPTLLTLAMFPVLTFMYVRLAFSEEHDVVAEFGDVYKSYAAEVPGFVPKLNRLFGKSTAQVRQG; the protein is encoded by the coding sequence ATGAGCGGAGAAACAGCTTCTTACGGGCTCTGGAGCTTGGTGCTGATCAACTCCGTTGTCTTCATCATGTTCGCGTACAGCTTCTTCAAACCGGACACCCCGCGGGACTGGCGATCCTTCGGCGCCTTTAGCGCATTCGTGATAGCGCTGTTCGTGGAGATGTATGGCTTTCCACTGAGCATCTTCTTTCTCTCCGGCTGGCTCCAATCGCGTTACCCAGGAATCGACTGGTTCTCGCACGACGCCGGCCATTTTCTTGAAATGGCATTCGGCTGGAAGACCAATCCGCATTTCGGTCCGTTTCACATCCTGAGCTTTATCTTGATCGGCGGCGGTTTCGCTCTGATCGCTTCGTCGTGGAGCGTGCTGTTTGCCGCGCAAAAAAAACGAACGCTTGCTACAACTGGCCCATACAGCTACGTGCGCCACCCGCAATATGTCGGGTTCATTTTGGTGATGGCCGGATTCCTGCTTCAGTGGCCGACGCTGCTGACGCTCGCGATGTTTCCGGTGTTGACGTTCATGTATGTGCGGCTCGCCTTTAGCGAAGAACATGACGTCGTCGCCGAGTTCGGCGATGTCTACAAAAGCTATGCGGCCGAAGTGCCTGGATTTGTGCCGAAGCTGAATCGCCTCTTCGGGAAATCGACAGCGCAGGTTCGCCAAGGTTGA
- a CDS encoding DUF2933 domain-containing protein, giving the protein MQTGEQQMSSHDHAHDEPPARGFWSSPMGWVFIAFLLISGALMFTEHRAHVLGLWLWVPLIACPLLHMFMHGGHGGHAGHRRRTQSNSEGKAQ; this is encoded by the coding sequence ATGCAGACAGGAGAACAACAGATGTCATCGCATGATCACGCACATGACGAACCGCCGGCAAGAGGCTTTTGGTCCTCTCCGATGGGTTGGGTCTTCATCGCCTTTCTACTCATTTCTGGAGCGCTTATGTTCACAGAGCACCGTGCGCATGTGCTTGGGCTGTGGCTGTGGGTGCCTTTGATCGCATGCCCGCTGCTGCACATGTTTATGCACGGAGGGCATGGTGGCCACGCCGGCCATCGTAGACGCACTCAATCCAATTCGGAAGGGAAAGCCCAATGA
- a CDS encoding peptidoglycan-binding domain-containing protein — protein MRSRLKVIRLSATAVALAIVLAGASATMPAYAQAALSETVVKALQEALSKQGIPVAANGVLNDETRAAVRKYQSQHHLPVTGEPDQATLGKLGVSVSALPAQSPTVAQATPPSAGPSAQPQIPPQMPMQPGQMPGGMMNCPMMQGQMQTMMQGMTQMMQGMMQMMQMMQGQMTPGQTMPGQTSPMPPR, from the coding sequence ATGCGATCCCGGCTCAAAGTCATCCGTCTCAGCGCAACCGCTGTTGCGCTCGCCATAGTGCTGGCCGGCGCGTCCGCGACTATGCCCGCATATGCGCAAGCCGCGCTGTCCGAAACTGTGGTCAAGGCCTTGCAGGAGGCTTTGAGCAAGCAAGGTATTCCGGTCGCGGCGAATGGCGTCCTCAATGACGAGACGCGCGCCGCTGTACGAAAATATCAGTCGCAGCATCACCTTCCCGTCACCGGCGAGCCGGACCAGGCGACGCTCGGCAAGCTCGGCGTGTCGGTGAGCGCATTACCCGCGCAATCGCCGACGGTTGCGCAGGCGACGCCGCCGTCAGCCGGCCCGTCTGCGCAGCCGCAGATACCGCCTCAGATGCCGATGCAGCCGGGCCAGATGCCTGGCGGGATGATGAACTGCCCCATGATGCAAGGGCAGATGCAGACCATGATGCAGGGCATGACCCAGATGATGCAGGGCATGATGCAGATGATGCAGATGATGCAGGGGCAGATGACGCCCGGACAGACGATGCCTGGTCAGACCAGTCCCATGCCGCCCCGGTGA
- a CDS encoding multicopper oxidase family protein has translation MNRREFINAALYGAAAAVLPVENRHAFAAAPEGSKLLRIVQRTIDVKGRAAKVFGLVQQNGSTGLTFAAGDIFNVALRNETPEGTIIHWHGLTPPWDQDGVADAPTPLLASKADRQFQFPVGRAGTHWMHAHTLQEQNLLAAPLIVRDADARSRDEQEVVILLHDFSFSTPEELLGRLKGGASPGGPAAMNHSGMGHAMPGMSGMSMPGMTMSKGATPVSMDLNDIDYDAYLANDRTLEDPEVVKVEAGGRVRLRIINGATATAFTIDIGRIEGSLIAVDGQDIAPVKGRRFPIAMGQRLDIRLELPRNVEAFPVLALREGAREQTGILLAPANATVRKIASNAEAAGPVVDLKLEQNLRASVPLAARAASKRFDMTLSGDMQRYVWGLETTPKLVVRKGDRVEVTMTNASMMAHPMHLHGHHFQVVAIDGKRFAGAVRDTVHIPPMRSVTIAFDAGNPGQWAFHCHHLYHMATGMMATVSYET, from the coding sequence ATGAATCGTCGTGAATTCATCAATGCCGCCTTGTATGGCGCCGCGGCCGCCGTGCTGCCTGTCGAAAACCGGCACGCTTTCGCCGCCGCTCCGGAAGGAAGCAAGTTGCTGCGCATCGTGCAGCGGACCATCGACGTCAAGGGACGGGCTGCCAAGGTGTTCGGTCTTGTCCAGCAGAACGGATCGACCGGACTGACGTTTGCTGCAGGCGACATTTTCAATGTGGCGCTGCGCAACGAAACGCCCGAAGGAACTATTATTCATTGGCACGGTCTTACGCCTCCTTGGGACCAGGATGGCGTTGCGGATGCGCCGACTCCCCTCCTGGCTTCAAAAGCCGATCGGCAATTTCAGTTCCCGGTTGGCCGCGCCGGCACCCACTGGATGCACGCCCACACGCTTCAGGAGCAGAACCTGCTGGCAGCTCCCCTAATAGTACGCGATGCCGACGCGCGCAGCCGCGATGAGCAAGAGGTCGTGATCCTGCTCCATGATTTCTCGTTCTCGACGCCCGAGGAATTGCTCGGCCGCCTCAAGGGCGGCGCCAGCCCAGGTGGGCCCGCCGCGATGAATCATTCCGGCATGGGACATGCAATGCCGGGGATGTCCGGCATGTCGATGCCCGGAATGACGATGTCAAAGGGCGCGACGCCGGTGAGCATGGACCTCAACGACATCGACTATGACGCGTATCTTGCCAACGACCGAACGCTGGAAGATCCCGAAGTCGTCAAGGTCGAAGCCGGTGGACGGGTCCGTCTGCGCATCATCAACGGCGCGACAGCGACCGCATTTACCATCGATATCGGCCGGATCGAAGGATCGCTGATTGCGGTCGACGGCCAGGACATCGCGCCGGTGAAGGGGCGCCGCTTCCCGATCGCGATGGGTCAGCGGCTCGATATCCGCCTCGAATTGCCGCGCAACGTTGAAGCCTTCCCCGTTCTCGCCCTGCGCGAAGGGGCGCGGGAGCAGACCGGCATCCTGCTCGCGCCGGCCAACGCCACGGTCAGAAAGATCGCCTCGAACGCAGAGGCTGCCGGGCCGGTCGTCGATTTGAAGCTCGAACAGAACCTGCGGGCGAGTGTTCCGCTTGCCGCGCGCGCTGCCAGCAAACGCTTCGACATGACGCTGAGCGGCGACATGCAGCGCTATGTCTGGGGCCTCGAGACGACACCGAAGCTCGTGGTGCGCAAGGGCGACCGTGTCGAGGTGACGATGACCAATGCCAGCATGATGGCGCATCCGATGCACCTGCATGGCCACCACTTCCAGGTTGTCGCCATTGACGGCAAGCGGTTTGCCGGCGCGGTGCGCGACACCGTTCACATCCCGCCGATGCGGTCCGTCACCATCGCCTTCGATGCCGGCAATCCCGGCCAGTGGGCGTTTCATTGCCACCACCTCTACCACATGGCGACCGGCATGATGGCGACGGTCAGCTACGAAACCTGA
- a CDS encoding tyrosine-type recombinase/integrase yields MTKLTKRVVDAAEVRGKDYVIWDDELPGFGLRVFASGKRSYIIQYRSAGRSRRYTIGLHGVWTAEGARQEAKAQLGRVARGDNPAEERQLDHKAITVKELCDLYLRDLEAGLILGKGDRPKKPSTIVTDTGRIHRHIIPLIGTRRVKDLAKADINKVLKDIMAGKTRVSVKTKKLRGKAIVRGGAGTATRTVGLLGGILTYAVEAGIIEANPAHGVRKPKDNVRKRRLTEAEYRTLGAILQEAAKDERYEMTVEIIRQIALTGCRRSEMLSLRWEEADTEASCLRLIDSKEGASVRPIGLPVVDYLESRRTENAGTYVFPGQGDDNPFGSFPNHWKKIFEDTLLSDITPHVLRHSFASIANDLGFTEVTIAALVGHAKGSVTSKYIHTLDTALIMAADTISGYIGGLLDGVEFKQTDYALDRDSRKAALARFLRKAVGGRPQDLKEESRLAA; encoded by the coding sequence ATGACTAAGCTTACGAAGAGAGTCGTCGATGCCGCTGAAGTCCGCGGCAAGGATTACGTCATCTGGGACGACGAATTGCCCGGCTTCGGTCTGCGCGTGTTCGCGTCGGGCAAGCGCAGCTACATCATTCAATACCGATCCGCAGGTCGCTCGCGACGTTACACCATTGGCCTGCATGGTGTGTGGACGGCGGAAGGAGCGCGACAGGAAGCGAAAGCGCAGTTGGGCCGCGTTGCGCGAGGCGACAATCCTGCAGAGGAACGGCAACTCGATCACAAGGCAATCACCGTCAAGGAGTTGTGTGACCTGTACCTCCGAGATTTGGAGGCCGGTCTTATTCTCGGCAAGGGAGATCGCCCGAAGAAGCCCAGCACGATCGTCACGGATACCGGACGCATCCATCGTCACATCATTCCGCTCATCGGTACGCGGCGAGTCAAAGACCTTGCGAAAGCCGACATCAACAAGGTCCTGAAGGACATCATGGCGGGGAAGACCCGTGTGTCGGTCAAGACCAAAAAGCTTCGCGGGAAGGCCATCGTACGTGGCGGCGCCGGCACGGCCACGCGGACCGTCGGTCTGCTCGGCGGCATCCTCACTTATGCCGTGGAGGCGGGAATCATCGAGGCGAATCCGGCGCACGGGGTCCGGAAGCCGAAGGACAACGTTCGCAAACGCCGATTGACCGAGGCTGAGTATCGAACGCTCGGCGCGATCCTTCAGGAGGCCGCGAAGGACGAGAGATATGAGATGACAGTAGAGATCATCCGCCAGATCGCTCTCACTGGGTGCCGCCGCTCGGAGATGCTCTCATTGCGGTGGGAGGAGGCTGACACAGAAGCGAGCTGCCTGCGGTTGATCGACAGCAAGGAAGGCGCCTCGGTCAGGCCGATCGGTCTTCCGGTTGTCGACTATCTGGAGAGCCGCAGGACCGAAAATGCGGGGACCTACGTTTTCCCCGGCCAAGGCGATGACAATCCTTTCGGCAGCTTCCCCAATCACTGGAAGAAGATCTTCGAAGATACATTACTTTCTGACATTACCCCGCACGTCCTGCGGCACAGCTTCGCAAGTATCGCAAACGACCTCGGCTTTACCGAGGTTACGATTGCGGCCTTGGTCGGACATGCCAAAGGCTCTGTCACGAGCAAATATATTCATACGCTCGACACCGCGCTGATCATGGCGGCGGACACGATCTCTGGCTACATCGGGGGACTACTCGATGGCGTGGAGTTCAAGCAAACCGACTATGCACTCGATCGCGATTCCCGGAAGGCGGCTCTTGCCCGCTTCCTTCGCAAGGCCGTTGGCGGGAGGCCTCAAGATTTGAAGGAAGAGTCGCGCCTCGCGGCGTAG
- the msrA gene encoding peptide-methionine (S)-S-oxide reductase MsrA, producing the protein MTTERAVLAGGCFWGMQDLIRKLPGVISTRVGYTGGDVPNATYRNHGTHAEAIEIIFDPSQITYRRLLEFFFQIHDPTTLNRQGNDRGTSYRSAIYFTSDQQKAIALDTIADVDASGLWPGKVVTEVEPAGDFWEAEPEHQDYLQRIPHGYTCHFPRPNWVLPHRGGAAA; encoded by the coding sequence ATGACGACCGAACGCGCAGTTCTGGCCGGTGGCTGCTTTTGGGGCATGCAGGACCTCATCCGCAAGCTGCCGGGCGTGATCTCGACCCGGGTCGGGTATACAGGTGGTGACGTGCCGAATGCGACCTATCGCAACCACGGCACGCATGCCGAGGCGATCGAGATCATCTTCGATCCCTCGCAGATCACCTATCGCCGATTGCTCGAATTCTTTTTCCAGATCCATGATCCGACGACGCTCAACCGTCAGGGAAACGACCGTGGCACGAGCTACCGCTCGGCGATCTATTTCACCAGCGATCAGCAGAAGGCCATTGCGCTCGATACGATCGCAGACGTTGATGCGTCGGGATTATGGCCTGGAAAGGTCGTCACCGAAGTCGAACCAGCCGGTGATTTTTGGGAGGCGGAGCCCGAGCACCAGGACTATCTCCAGCGTATTCCGCACGGATATACCTGTCATTTTCCACGTCCGAACTGGGTGTTGCCGCACAGAGGCGGCGCTGCCGCCTAG
- the msrB gene encoding peptide-methionine (R)-S-oxide reductase MsrB — MAAYTKTEAAIARLSPEEYRVTQQSGTERPGTGALLHNKEPGIYVDIVSGEPLFASSDKYESGCGWPSFTKPIEPANIKELRDTSHGMVRTEVRSRHGDSHLGHVFPDGPSDRGGLRYCINSASLRFVPRDEMVEQGYGEYLNQVEDIS; from the coding sequence ATGGCAGCGTACACCAAAACAGAAGCTGCGATCGCGAGGCTGTCGCCTGAGGAATATCGGGTGACCCAGCAGAGTGGAACCGAGCGTCCAGGAACCGGTGCCCTTCTCCACAACAAAGAACCAGGCATTTACGTCGATATCGTCTCAGGTGAACCGCTGTTTGCATCGTCGGACAAATATGAGTCGGGCTGTGGATGGCCGAGCTTTACCAAGCCGATCGAACCCGCAAACATCAAGGAGTTGCGCGACACCAGCCACGGTATGGTCCGTACGGAAGTGCGTTCGAGGCATGGCGATAGCCATCTCGGCCACGTTTTCCCTGACGGACCAAGCGATCGCGGAGGCCTGCGTTACTGCATCAATTCCGCTTCGCTGCGCTTCGTGCCGCGCGACGAGATGGTGGAGCAGGGCTATGGTGAATATCTCAACCAGGTGGAGGACATCTCATGA
- a CDS encoding SDR family oxidoreductase: MKVVVIGGTGLIGSKTVALLRESGHEVVAASPKSGVNTVTGEGLAGAMAGAQVVIDVSDPPLFDRSIVLYFFETSGRNLVAAETAAGVRHHVTLSIVGTDSVPDQSYYRAKVAQEKLVEASGIPYTIIRSTQFLEFLGAIADASTDGTMVRIAPSLLQPIAADDVAAIVTEVALDNPRNGIVEIAGPERAEFNEIIARYLKAVGDPRNVVKDPEARYFGGRLQEKSLVPLSEARLGRLNLEEWLRRSHKNPGHAPAVASTPRAAAPTISKPKQ, translated from the coding sequence ATGAAAGTCGTTGTCATCGGCGGAACTGGCTTGATTGGCTCGAAGACCGTCGCCCTTCTGCGCGAGAGCGGCCACGAGGTCGTCGCCGCGTCGCCCAAATCTGGCGTCAACACCGTCACTGGCGAAGGGCTCGCAGGAGCCATGGCCGGCGCGCAGGTTGTAATCGACGTTTCCGACCCGCCGTTATTCGACCGAAGCATAGTGTTGTATTTCTTCGAGACCTCCGGCCGAAACCTCGTCGCGGCGGAGACCGCGGCGGGCGTTCGCCACCATGTCACGCTATCCATCGTGGGAACCGACAGCGTCCCCGACCAAAGCTATTACCGCGCTAAGGTCGCGCAAGAGAAACTGGTCGAGGCGTCCGGTATCCCCTACACGATCATCCGCTCGACCCAGTTCCTGGAATTCCTCGGCGCGATCGCCGATGCGAGTACGGATGGAACCATGGTCAGGATAGCCCCGAGCCTGCTTCAGCCCATCGCGGCCGACGACGTAGCAGCCATCGTCACCGAAGTGGCCTTGGATAATCCGCGAAATGGGATCGTCGAGATCGCGGGCCCGGAACGGGCGGAGTTCAACGAGATCATCGCTCGCTATTTGAAGGCTGTCGGCGACCCGCGGAACGTCGTGAAAGATCCCGAAGCTCGATATTTCGGCGGACGACTCCAAGAAAAGTCGCTCGTACCTTTAAGCGAGGCGCGTCTCGGCCGCCTCAATCTCGAAGAGTGGTTACGCCGCTCGCACAAGAACCCTGGTCATGCACCGGCGGTCGCGTCAACTCCGCGCGCCGCGGCGCCGACGATCAGCAAACCCAAGCAATGA